Proteins encoded by one window of Cheilinus undulatus linkage group 13, ASM1832078v1, whole genome shotgun sequence:
- the smg7 gene encoding protein SMG7 isoform X1 has translation MNLCAQYLRQAEALKADMTDSKLGAAEVWTSRQALQDLYQKMLVTDLEYALDKKVEQDLWNHAFKNQITTLQSQAKNRANPNRSEVQANLSLFLEAASGFYTQLLQELCTVFNVDLPCRVKSSQLGIISNKQSSSSAIVTPQPSSCSYICQHCLVHLGDIARYRNQTSQAESYYRHAAQLVPSNGQPYNQLAILASSKGDHLTTIFYYCRSIAVKFPFPAASTNLQKALSKALESRDEVKTKWSVSDFIRAFIKFHGHVYLSKSLDKLDTLREKLEEQFQRLILQKAFSSQQLVHITVINLFELHHLRDLTADSSEQSYSSEQQISWFQLLGLFMSFLGVMFSRALLNKSRGEEIMGECPLPAIKVSLDWLRLRPSVFREAAVDQRQHIWPWLVSILNSFQPKEDDVSCSSVMPLPEEFELQGFLALRPALRALDFTKGHQGILVDRDGLPVHTRHQRLISLGKWVADNQPGLIQCRVSEDGLLVFFTDIPEQAIEEPQEKEAPVLQESSNGEQTANDGLNSGLKSVLSAGKTQSSWPDGGDRPVVTFKENIKPREQSREPTRNHHLKDSGKERRDFSKGNGAAGKGELKRDGKRKSELKKAAHEKTPDAVKQVKAQTELRKTPVSETKKTPGTQTQTTCSSQFIPIHHPGAFPPLPSRPGFPPYVIPPPVAFPGLQVNPGFTFSTGVSVPAPFLQPGVHTQAGSQAGKQSHIPYSQQRPSGPGPGQGPGTAGQVPGAMTQSASQNQQPQSQTPSQQALQQTVQLQVQAMSQQQQSPTKPGQQVGMGKSPPHHPGLQQYMQVQDQPAQMWNQAQAALQKVPTLQMSMKQPQTQQQQQAFYMAAQDPLKLYESQLQPPTQQQLPNMDKKIKYPNVKMQDFYWEPSYRLGDGLAVMADRMKRPPPGGICPDQDPSAGPRGPPFEDNKSSPLLPPDLLKSLADFEEEEELVFTKPPDFFQALAGPLSTAPGPNIFLPNQTRMESGPEVVSQSSSLLPISGFPMQEYNQNSIFSQAYGKNLPPSSKPDAPMMHQEPSLYSLFEGTPWSPSLPASSDHSTPASQSPHSSNPSSLPSSPPTHNHGAMPFSNFGPIGTPDSRDRRVMDRWKADKTGAVSGFGLDYLPAAASSAASDTSWHQAGPAGGSWTNQESPMEESSSTVLLDSLKSIWSSSMMQPGPSALEQLLLQQKQKQQRGHGAMNPPH, from the exons ATGAACCTCTGCGCCCAGTATCTGCG ACAGGCAGAGGCCCTgaaggctgacatgacag atTCAAAGCTGGGGGCGGCAGAGGTCTGGACGTCTCGGCAGGCTCTGCAGGATCTGTACCAGAAGATGCTGGTCACGGACCTGGAGTACGCCCTGGACAAGAAGGTGGAGCAGGACCT gtgGAATCATGCTTTTAAGAACCAGATCACCACCCTGCAGAGCCAGGCCAAGAACAGAGCCAACCCCAACCGCAGCGAGGTCCAGGCCAACCTGTCGCTGTTCCTGGAGGCCGCCAGCGGCTTCTACACACAG CTGCTGCAGGAGCTCTGCACCGTGTTCAATGTGGACCTGCCGTGTCGCGTCAAGTCGTCCCAGCTCGGCATCATCAGCAataaacagagcagcagcagcgccATCGTCACGCCGCAGCCCAGCTCCTGCTCCTACATCTGCCAGCACTGCCTCGTCCACCTGGGAGACATCG CTCGTTACCGGAATCAGACCAGCCAGGCGGAGTCGTACTACCGACATGCAGCTCAGCTGGTCCCTTCAAACG GCCAGCCCTACAACCAGCTGGCCATCCTGGCCTCCTCTAAGGGAGATCACCTCACCACCATCTTCTACTACTGCCGCAGCATCGCTGTCAAGTTCCCCTTCCCAGCAGCCTCCACCAACCTGCAGAAGGCGCTGTCCAAGGCTCTGGAGAG CCGTGACGAGGTGAAAACCAAGTGGAGCGTGTCAGATTTCATCCGGGCCTTCATCAAGTTTCACGGCCACGTGTACCTGAGTAAGAGTCTGGACAAACTGGACACTCTGAGAGAGAAACTGGAGGAGCAGTTTCAG AGGCTGATCCTACAGAAAGCCTTCAGCTCTCAGCAGCTCGTCCACATCACCGTCATCAACCTGTTTGAGCTCCATCACCTCAGAGACCTGACGGCCGACAGCAGCGAGCAGAGCTACAGCAGCGAGCAGCAGATCAGCTGGTTCCAGCTGCTGGGACTCTTCA TGTCCTTCCTGGGCGTCATGTTCAGCCGTGCTCTGCTCAATAAGAGCCGTGGGGAGGAGATCATGGGAGAGTGTCCTCTTCCTGCCATCAAAGTGTCCCTGGACTGGCTCAGACTGAGGCCCAGCGTCTTCCGTGAGGCAGCCGTGGATCAGAGGCAGCA taTCTGGCCCTGGCTGGTCTCCATCCTCAACAGTTTCCAGCCCAAAGAGGACGACGTGTCGTGTTCTTCAG tgATGCCCCTGCCAGAGGAGTTTGAGCTGCAGGGTTTCTTGGCACTGCGGCCCGCGCTCAG GGCTCTGGACTTCACTAAAGGTCACCAGGGGATTCTGGTGGACAGAGACGGTCTGCCTGTCCACACCCGACATCAGAGACTCATCAGTCTGGGGAAGTGGGTCGCCGACAACCAGCCAGG GCTGATCCAGTGCAGAGTGAGCGAGGACGGCCTCCTCGTCTTCTTCACCGACATTCCAGAGCAGGCCATCGAGGAGCCGCAGGAGAAGGAGGCGCCGGTGCTGCAGGAGTCGTCGAACGGCGAGCAGACGGCCAACGACGGTCTGAACTCCGGTCTGAAGTCGGTGCTGTCGGCGGGGAAGACGCAGAGCTCGTGGCCGGACGGCGGCGACCGTCCCGTCGTCACCTTTAAGGAGAACATCAAACCGCGGGAGCAGAGCCGTGAGCCGACACGAAACCACCACCTGAAGGACAGCGGGAAGGAGCGGCGAGACTTCAGCAAAGGAAACGGGGCTGCTGGGAAAGGAGAGCTGAAGAGGGACGGGAAGAGGAAGAGCGAGCTGAAGAAGGCTGCTCATGAGAAGACGCCTGACGCCGTTAAACAG GTGAAAGCGCAGACGGAGCTGAGGAAGACTCCGGTGTCTGAGACCAAGAAGACTCCTGGGACCCAAACTCAAACCACCTGCTCCTCCCAGTTCATCCCCATCCACCATCCTGGAGCCTTCCCACCGCTACCCAGCAGACCCG GGTTCCCTCCCTACGTGATCCCTCCCCCAGTGGCGTTCCCTGGCCTCCAGGTGAATCCAGGCTTCACCTTCTCCACCGGCGTGTCTGTCCCCGCCCCCTTCCTCCAGCCGGGCGTCCACACTCAGGCTGGCAGCCAGGCGGGGAAGCAGTCCCACATTCCCTACAGCCAGCAGAGGCCCTCCGGTCCCGGTCCGGGTCAGGGGCCGGGGACCGCGGGCCAAGTCCCGGGGGCAATGACCCAGAGCGCCTCTCAGAATCAGCAGCCGCAGAGCCAGACGCCCTCCCAGCAGGCTTTGCAGCAGACGGTCCAGCTGCAGGTTCAGGCCAtgagccagcagcagcagtctccCACTAAACCGGGGCAGCAGGTCGGGATGGGGAAGAGTCCACCTCACCACCCGggtctgcagcag TACATGCAGGTCCAGGACCAGCCGGCTCAGATGTGGAACCAGGCTCAGGCCGCCCTGCAGAAAGTTCCCACTCTGCAGATGTCCATGAAGCAGCCTCAgacgcagcagcagcagcaggccttCTACATGGCAGCTCAGGACCCTCTCAAACTGTACGAGTCCCAGCTGCAGCCCCCCACCCAGCAGCAGCTCCCCAACATGGACAAGAAGATCAAGTACCCCAACGTCAAGATGCAGGACTTCTACTGGGAGCCCTCCTACAGGTTAGGAGACGGGCTGGCCGTCATGGCCGACAGGATGAAGAGGCCTCCTCCAGGAGGAATCTGTCCGGACCAGGACCCCTCTGCCGGGCCCCGGGGACCCCCGTTTGAG GACAACAAGAGCTCGCCTCTTCTCCCTCCTGACCTGTTAAAAAGTCTAGCAGAttttgaggaggaggaggagctggtcTTTACTAAGCCTCCTGATTTCTTCCAGGCTTTGGCCGGCCCTCTTAGCACTGCTCCTGGACCAAACATATTT CTGCCAAACCAGACCAGGATGGAGAGCGGCCCTGAGGTCGTCAGCCAATCATCTTCTCTCCTGCCCATCTCTGGGTTCCCCATGCAG gAGTACAATCAGAACAGCATCTTCAGTCAGGCCTACGGTAAGAACCTGCCCCCCAGCTCCAAGCCTGATGCTCCCATGATGCACCAGGAGCCGTCTCTGTACTCACTGTTTGAGGGGACTCCATGGTCGCCCTCCCTCCCCGCCAGCTCAG ATCACTCCACCCCAGCCAGCCAATCCCCTCACTCCTCCAACCCCAGCAGCCTGCCATCCTCCCCTCCAACACACAACCACGGAGCCATGCCCTTCTCCAACTTCGGGCCCATCGGCACGCCGGACAGCCGGGACCGCAGGGTGATGGACCGCTGGAAGGCCGACAAGACCG GAGCGGTCAGTGGGTTCGGTCTGGACTACCTGCCAGCTGCAGCTTCCTCTGCAGCCTCAGACACCAGCTGGCACCAGGCTGGACCAGCGGGAGGCTcctggaccaatcaggagtCTCCCATGGAGGAGTCGTCCTCCACCGTGCTGCTCGATAGCCTCAAG tCCATCTGGTCGAGCTCCATGATGCAGCCGGGCCCGTCGGCGTTGGAGCAGCTCCTCctgcagcagaaacagaagCAGCAGCGAGGTCACGGCGCCATGAACCCGCCTCACTGA
- the smg7 gene encoding protein SMG7 isoform X2, which translates to MNLCAQYLRQAEALKADMTDSKLGAAEVWTSRQALQDLYQKMLVTDLEYALDKKVEQDLWNHAFKNQITTLQSQAKNRANPNRSEVQANLSLFLEAASGFYTQLLQELCTVFNVDLPCRVKSSQLGIISNKQSSSSAIVTPQPSSCSYICQHCLVHLGDIARYRNQTSQAESYYRHAAQLVPSNGQPYNQLAILASSKGDHLTTIFYYCRSIAVKFPFPAASTNLQKALSKALESRDEVKTKWSVSDFIRAFIKFHGHVYLSKSLDKLDTLREKLEEQFQRLILQKAFSSQQLVHITVINLFELHHLRDLTADSSEQSYSSEQQISWFQLLGLFMSFLGVMFSRALLNKSRGEEIMGECPLPAIKVSLDWLRLRPSVFREAAVDQRQHIWPWLVSILNSFQPKEDDVSCSSVMPLPEEFELQGFLALRPALRALDFTKGHQGILVDRDGLPVHTRHQRLISLGKWVADNQPGLIQCRVSEDGLLVFFTDIPEQAIEEPQEKEAPVLQESSNGEQTANDGLNSGLKSVLSAGKTQSSWPDGGDRPVVTFKENIKPREQSREPTRNHHLKDSGKERRDFSKGNGAAGKGELKRDGKRKSELKKAAHEKTPDAVKQVKAQTELRKTPVSETKKTPGTQTQTTCSSQFIPIHHPGAFPPLPSRPGFPPYVIPPPVAFPGLQVNPGFTFSTGVSVPAPFLQPGVHTQAGSQAGKQSHIPYSQQRPSGPGPGQGPGTAGQVPGAMTQSASQNQQPQSQTPSQQALQQTVQLQVQAMSQQQQSPTKPGQQVGMGKSPPHHPGLQQYMQVQDQPAQMWNQAQAALQKVPTLQMSMKQPQTQQQQQAFYMAAQDPLKLYESQLQPPTQQQLPNMDKKIKYPNVKMQDFYWEPSYRLGDGLAVMADRMKRPPPGGICPDQDPSAGPRGPPFELPNQTRMESGPEVVSQSSSLLPISGFPMQEYNQNSIFSQAYGKNLPPSSKPDAPMMHQEPSLYSLFEGTPWSPSLPASSDHSTPASQSPHSSNPSSLPSSPPTHNHGAMPFSNFGPIGTPDSRDRRVMDRWKADKTGAVSGFGLDYLPAAASSAASDTSWHQAGPAGGSWTNQESPMEESSSTVLLDSLKSIWSSSMMQPGPSALEQLLLQQKQKQQRGHGAMNPPH; encoded by the exons ATGAACCTCTGCGCCCAGTATCTGCG ACAGGCAGAGGCCCTgaaggctgacatgacag atTCAAAGCTGGGGGCGGCAGAGGTCTGGACGTCTCGGCAGGCTCTGCAGGATCTGTACCAGAAGATGCTGGTCACGGACCTGGAGTACGCCCTGGACAAGAAGGTGGAGCAGGACCT gtgGAATCATGCTTTTAAGAACCAGATCACCACCCTGCAGAGCCAGGCCAAGAACAGAGCCAACCCCAACCGCAGCGAGGTCCAGGCCAACCTGTCGCTGTTCCTGGAGGCCGCCAGCGGCTTCTACACACAG CTGCTGCAGGAGCTCTGCACCGTGTTCAATGTGGACCTGCCGTGTCGCGTCAAGTCGTCCCAGCTCGGCATCATCAGCAataaacagagcagcagcagcgccATCGTCACGCCGCAGCCCAGCTCCTGCTCCTACATCTGCCAGCACTGCCTCGTCCACCTGGGAGACATCG CTCGTTACCGGAATCAGACCAGCCAGGCGGAGTCGTACTACCGACATGCAGCTCAGCTGGTCCCTTCAAACG GCCAGCCCTACAACCAGCTGGCCATCCTGGCCTCCTCTAAGGGAGATCACCTCACCACCATCTTCTACTACTGCCGCAGCATCGCTGTCAAGTTCCCCTTCCCAGCAGCCTCCACCAACCTGCAGAAGGCGCTGTCCAAGGCTCTGGAGAG CCGTGACGAGGTGAAAACCAAGTGGAGCGTGTCAGATTTCATCCGGGCCTTCATCAAGTTTCACGGCCACGTGTACCTGAGTAAGAGTCTGGACAAACTGGACACTCTGAGAGAGAAACTGGAGGAGCAGTTTCAG AGGCTGATCCTACAGAAAGCCTTCAGCTCTCAGCAGCTCGTCCACATCACCGTCATCAACCTGTTTGAGCTCCATCACCTCAGAGACCTGACGGCCGACAGCAGCGAGCAGAGCTACAGCAGCGAGCAGCAGATCAGCTGGTTCCAGCTGCTGGGACTCTTCA TGTCCTTCCTGGGCGTCATGTTCAGCCGTGCTCTGCTCAATAAGAGCCGTGGGGAGGAGATCATGGGAGAGTGTCCTCTTCCTGCCATCAAAGTGTCCCTGGACTGGCTCAGACTGAGGCCCAGCGTCTTCCGTGAGGCAGCCGTGGATCAGAGGCAGCA taTCTGGCCCTGGCTGGTCTCCATCCTCAACAGTTTCCAGCCCAAAGAGGACGACGTGTCGTGTTCTTCAG tgATGCCCCTGCCAGAGGAGTTTGAGCTGCAGGGTTTCTTGGCACTGCGGCCCGCGCTCAG GGCTCTGGACTTCACTAAAGGTCACCAGGGGATTCTGGTGGACAGAGACGGTCTGCCTGTCCACACCCGACATCAGAGACTCATCAGTCTGGGGAAGTGGGTCGCCGACAACCAGCCAGG GCTGATCCAGTGCAGAGTGAGCGAGGACGGCCTCCTCGTCTTCTTCACCGACATTCCAGAGCAGGCCATCGAGGAGCCGCAGGAGAAGGAGGCGCCGGTGCTGCAGGAGTCGTCGAACGGCGAGCAGACGGCCAACGACGGTCTGAACTCCGGTCTGAAGTCGGTGCTGTCGGCGGGGAAGACGCAGAGCTCGTGGCCGGACGGCGGCGACCGTCCCGTCGTCACCTTTAAGGAGAACATCAAACCGCGGGAGCAGAGCCGTGAGCCGACACGAAACCACCACCTGAAGGACAGCGGGAAGGAGCGGCGAGACTTCAGCAAAGGAAACGGGGCTGCTGGGAAAGGAGAGCTGAAGAGGGACGGGAAGAGGAAGAGCGAGCTGAAGAAGGCTGCTCATGAGAAGACGCCTGACGCCGTTAAACAG GTGAAAGCGCAGACGGAGCTGAGGAAGACTCCGGTGTCTGAGACCAAGAAGACTCCTGGGACCCAAACTCAAACCACCTGCTCCTCCCAGTTCATCCCCATCCACCATCCTGGAGCCTTCCCACCGCTACCCAGCAGACCCG GGTTCCCTCCCTACGTGATCCCTCCCCCAGTGGCGTTCCCTGGCCTCCAGGTGAATCCAGGCTTCACCTTCTCCACCGGCGTGTCTGTCCCCGCCCCCTTCCTCCAGCCGGGCGTCCACACTCAGGCTGGCAGCCAGGCGGGGAAGCAGTCCCACATTCCCTACAGCCAGCAGAGGCCCTCCGGTCCCGGTCCGGGTCAGGGGCCGGGGACCGCGGGCCAAGTCCCGGGGGCAATGACCCAGAGCGCCTCTCAGAATCAGCAGCCGCAGAGCCAGACGCCCTCCCAGCAGGCTTTGCAGCAGACGGTCCAGCTGCAGGTTCAGGCCAtgagccagcagcagcagtctccCACTAAACCGGGGCAGCAGGTCGGGATGGGGAAGAGTCCACCTCACCACCCGggtctgcagcag TACATGCAGGTCCAGGACCAGCCGGCTCAGATGTGGAACCAGGCTCAGGCCGCCCTGCAGAAAGTTCCCACTCTGCAGATGTCCATGAAGCAGCCTCAgacgcagcagcagcagcaggccttCTACATGGCAGCTCAGGACCCTCTCAAACTGTACGAGTCCCAGCTGCAGCCCCCCACCCAGCAGCAGCTCCCCAACATGGACAAGAAGATCAAGTACCCCAACGTCAAGATGCAGGACTTCTACTGGGAGCCCTCCTACAGGTTAGGAGACGGGCTGGCCGTCATGGCCGACAGGATGAAGAGGCCTCCTCCAGGAGGAATCTGTCCGGACCAGGACCCCTCTGCCGGGCCCCGGGGACCCCCGTTTGAG CTGCCAAACCAGACCAGGATGGAGAGCGGCCCTGAGGTCGTCAGCCAATCATCTTCTCTCCTGCCCATCTCTGGGTTCCCCATGCAG gAGTACAATCAGAACAGCATCTTCAGTCAGGCCTACGGTAAGAACCTGCCCCCCAGCTCCAAGCCTGATGCTCCCATGATGCACCAGGAGCCGTCTCTGTACTCACTGTTTGAGGGGACTCCATGGTCGCCCTCCCTCCCCGCCAGCTCAG ATCACTCCACCCCAGCCAGCCAATCCCCTCACTCCTCCAACCCCAGCAGCCTGCCATCCTCCCCTCCAACACACAACCACGGAGCCATGCCCTTCTCCAACTTCGGGCCCATCGGCACGCCGGACAGCCGGGACCGCAGGGTGATGGACCGCTGGAAGGCCGACAAGACCG GAGCGGTCAGTGGGTTCGGTCTGGACTACCTGCCAGCTGCAGCTTCCTCTGCAGCCTCAGACACCAGCTGGCACCAGGCTGGACCAGCGGGAGGCTcctggaccaatcaggagtCTCCCATGGAGGAGTCGTCCTCCACCGTGCTGCTCGATAGCCTCAAG tCCATCTGGTCGAGCTCCATGATGCAGCCGGGCCCGTCGGCGTTGGAGCAGCTCCTCctgcagcagaaacagaagCAGCAGCGAGGTCACGGCGCCATGAACCCGCCTCACTGA